One window of Spodoptera frugiperda isolate SF20-4 unplaced genomic scaffold, AGI-APGP_CSIRO_Sfru_2.0 tig00001864_1, whole genome shotgun sequence genomic DNA carries:
- the LOC126913019 gene encoding uncharacterized protein LOC126913019, whose protein sequence is MSFQIDKSKLYQKLFESFKKSHTSTKVQNVQKLVNEVWRNYKLQAKSDKELDIIVSKRIEEELQAATKNKSNLLHFFSKATCKPAEKTQITQPASNIKKQEEDKIKTGNESQQQCEINKNTDKQRPKPSQEAMKNKIALLEKNLNALYSARDTMSIRAEVDKQIIKLREEIKTAKQSLNRKVQNAVAQKKHRDGMKRKLEDICHENPEMKKRLSLRDSVGRPNLESNQPLLLKTIADIALFGSAADDRRRTESIRSVKTLDELTQELRKMGFDISRSGTYLRLIPRKSNSAEGRRHVSTVPVKLIRAQTDHHKSHLDSKFAETSIHYLENIASILGPDQVFFISQDDKARVPIGVTAANKQAPLLMHMEYRIKLPDHDWVIAERHKLIPSVYAGIKITSNMLGQPQAVGYSGPTYIAIRSGKHSSSTANTHAQDFETLLELEEFRPLAKTDHGLVKPVVIMTVDGGPDENPRYQKVIGFAIQHFKRHDLDALFLATNAPGRSAYNRVERRMAPLSRELAGLILPHDHFGSHLDERGVTIDEHLERSNFEFAGKVLAEVWSSMEIDGYNVNAKYVGAGEQDLPDFPDIKWYSEHVRESQYLLQIVKCRNTECCRPRSGLFRLLDNRFLPPPVKVKQTVDDLVLDEGGQFLNLPVNLALRLSASLKDFLQMPYDYFCPTVQLRLSSRTCKTCGLYHASVKSLNRHIEKIHKKVNTHTDRKVRPVRVAARRANELMCIIQNLEHHDVEWLDENDVDIPKSDESEQTHNTEQQSKQSNVIENLESWIRVSWTEDC, encoded by the exons atgtcatttcaaatagacaaatccaagttataccaaaaattgtttgaaagttttaaaaaatctcatacaagtacgaaagtacaaaatgtacaaaagttagttaacgaagtgtggcgaaattataaattacaagcaaaatccgacaaggaactagatattattgtatctaagagaatcgaagaagaattgcaagcagcgactaagaataaatccaatttactacattttttttctaag gcaacctgtaaacctgcagaaaaaacacaaattacacagccagcttcaaatattaaaaaacaggaagaagataaaataaaaaccggtaatgaatcacaacagcaatgcgaaattaataaaaatacagataaacagagaccaaaaccttctcaggaagctatgaaaaataagattgctctactcgaaaaaaatttgaatgctttgtattctgccagagatactatgtcaatccgtgctgaagttgataaacagatcattaagttgcgcgaggaaataaaaacagcaaaacagTCTTTAAACAGGAAGGTTCAAAACGCAGTTGCCCAGAAGAAACACAGGGATGGTATGAAAAGAAAGTTAGAAGATATTTGTCATGAAAatccagaaatgaaaaaaagactaTCTCTGAGGGATTCAGTGGGACGTCCTAATCTTGAAAGCAATCAACCTTTACTATTGAAAACAATCGCGGATATAGCTTTATTTGGGAGTGCAGCAGATGATAGAAGACGAACGGAATCAATTCGCAGCGTAAAAACTCTTGATGAACTCACACAAGAATTACGTAAAATGGGATTTGACATTAGTCGCAGTGGGACATATCTTCGTTTGATTCCCAGAAAATCTAATTCTGCAGAGGGACGAAGACATGTATCGACAGTCCCTGTTAAGCTCATTCGGGCTCAAACTGATCACCACAAGAGCCACTTAGATAGCAAGTTCGCTGAAACATCAATCCATTATTTAGAGAACATAGCATCCATACTAGGACCAGatcaagtatttttcatatctcAAGATGATAAAGCTCGAGTCCCTATTGGCGTAACTGCGGCAAATAAGCAAGCACCTCTTCTAATGCACATGGAATATAGAATCAAATTGCCTGATCACGATTGGGTAATCGCTGAGcgtcataaattaataccatCTGTTTATGCTGGTATCAAAATCACTTCCAATATGCTAGGACAACCGCAAGCCGTTGGATATTCTGGACCAACATACATCGCTATTCGAAGTGGAAAGCATAGTTCATCTACTGCTAATACTCATGCTCAGGATTTCGAGACGCTTCTCGAACTTGAAGAGTTTCGACCATTAGCTAAAACTGACCATGGACTAGTAAAACCAGTGGTAATCATGACGGTTGATGGAGGGCCAGATGAAAATCCGCGTTATCAAAAAGTCATAGGGTTTGCTATACAACACTTTAAGCGACATGATCTCGATGCATTGTTTTTAGCTACCAATGCTCCCGGAAGAAGTGCGTATAACAGAGTAGAGCGCAGAATGGCTCCTCTTAGTCGGGAACTGGCTGGTTTAATATTGCCTCATGACCATTTTGGGTCTCATTTGGATGAACGTGGCGTTACAATTGATGAACATTTAGAAAGATCTAATTTCGAATTTGCAGGAAAAGTATTAGCTGAAGTATGGAGTTCAATGGAAATTGATGGCTATaatgttaatgcaaaatatgttgGGGCAGGTGAACAAGATCTTCCTGATTTTCCAGACATTAAATGGTATTCAGAACATGTGCGTGAAAGCCAATACTTGctccaaattgtaaaatgtagaaatacagaATGCTGTCGTCCAAGAAGTGGACTATTTAGATTACTAGACAACAGGTTTCTTCCACCacctgtaaaagtaaaacaaacagttgatgaCTTGGTTTTAGATGAAGGAGGGCAATTTCTTAATCTTCCAGTCAATTTAGCTCTACGCTTAAGTGCTTCACTCAAAGATTTCCTGCAAATGCCATACGATTATTTTTGTCCGACGGTACAATTGAGGCTATCAAGTCGAACATGCAAAACGTGTGGTCTTTATCATGCTTCCGTCAAGTCACTAAATCGTCACATCGAAAAGATCCATAAGAAAGTAAACACGCACACTGATAGGAAAGTTAGACCTGTAAGAGTCGCTGCTCGTCGTGCTAATGAACTGATgtgcattattcaaaatttagagCACCATGATGTTGAATGGCTCGATGAGAATGACGTAGACATTCCAAAATCGGATGAAAGCGAGCAGACTCACAACACTGAGCAGCAATCGAAGCAATCCAATGTCATCGAAAACTTAGAATCATGGATTCGGGTTTCATGGACTGAAgactgttaa
- the LOC126913015 gene encoding uncharacterized protein LOC126913015 codes for MGSNHIEFTIWTSLDLTQKPPKVFASKGKKQVGAVTSAERGKHFTVIACANAIGNYVPPALIISRKNYKAEYFDGIPPGSLDLCHPSGYMTGDLFFKWMRHFVAFVNASLANKVLLILDGHSSHKNLDALEFAKANGVVMLCFPPHCTHRMQPTDLSFFGPLQAYYDREMSTWIKNQTGRTIGLYQVAQLFGRAYEIAASVRNITSGFEKSGIYPFNPHIFPEELYLPSAVTENELTNEDEPVASSSSLYA; via the coding sequence ATGGGATCCAACCACATAGAATTTACAATATGGACGAGTCTGGACTTAACACAAAAGCCACCTAAAGTGTTTGCATCTAAAGGGAAAAAACAAGTTGGTGCCGTTACTAGTGCTGAACGTGGTAAACATTTCACAGTTATTGCCTGTGCTAATGCTATTGGAAATTACGTTCCACCTGCACTAATTATCTCAAGGAAAAACTACAAGGCCGAATACTTCGACGGAATTCCACCAGGCAGTTTAGATCTGTGCCACCCTTCTGGATACATGACCGGTGACTTATTTTTTAAGTGGATGCGCCATTTTGTTGCTTTTGTGAATGCTTCTTTAGCTAATAAGGTATTACTAATTCTTGACGGTCATTCCAGTCATAAAAATTTGGATGCTCTTGAATTTGCTAAGGCCAACGGCGTGGTAATGCTCTGTTTTCCTCCCCATTGCACTCACCGAATGCAACCAACCGATTTATCATTTTTCGGTCCACTTCAGGCGTATTATGACCGCGAGATGTCAACATGGATTAAGAACCAAACTGGCAGAACTATAGGCCTATATCAAGTTGCCCAGCTTTTTGGAAGAGCCTACGAAATTGCAGCCTCTGTCAGAAATATAACGAGTGGTTTTGAGAAATCTGGAATTTATCCCTTTAACCCACACATTTTTCCAGAAGAGCTGTATTTACCCAGCGCAGTTACCGAAAATGAATTGACTAACGAAGATGAGCCAGTTGCAAGTAGTTCATCTCTCTATGCCTGA
- the LOC126913014 gene encoding uncharacterized protein LOC126913014 produces MRNTNIPLSNLNIHAHINCTYADNACSCPTLAKADQALKFQKLEQFLANYWENDHLATIIGNKKILLTVEEHCYSYISDQNCVIKTAENSYECHHEEADTRIIFHAYKAAPGSRILIKSVDTDVLIILLGNIHKIPDSEIWLASSGTKKKKIRTSIAGNYTVAMYGIKHCTKVNQARYQVFLKNFSAKEDSEKFLKKVKSFDSNTIPPCWESLKQKILRTIFVNSMWLNATDSNCINLRPENYGWFSMVI; encoded by the exons aTGAGAAATACTAACATACCGCTTAGTAACCTAAACATTCACGCACATATTAACTGCACGTATGCTGACAATGCATGCTCTTGCCCCACTTTAGCCAAAGCTGACCAA GctttgaagtttcaaaaattGGAGCAGTTTTTAGCTAACTACTGGGAAAACGATCATTTGGCAACAATAATTGGGAACAAAAAAATTTTGTTGACTGTAGAAGAACACTGTTATTCTTATATAAGTGACCAAAATTGCGTTATAAAAACAGCCGAAAATAGTTATGAGTGTCATCACGAAGAGGCGGATACACGAATAATTTTTCACGCTTACAAAGCAGCACCAGGttcaagaattttaataaaatccgtTGATACAGATGTTCTCATAATTCTACTAGGAAACATACATAAAATCCCTGATTCTGAAATTTGGCTTGCTAGTTCAGggacaaagaaaaaaaaaatcaggacATCAATTGCAGGGAACTA TACGGTGGCTATGTATGGTATCAAACATTGTACCAAAGTAAATCAAGCAAGATATCAAGTTTTCCTGAAGAATTTTTCGGCAAAAGAAGATAGTGAGAAATTCCTTAAAAAAGTCAAAAGTTTTGACTCAAATACCATACCACCATGTTGGGAATCacttaaacaaaaaattttACGCACAATTTTTGTTAATTCAATGTGGTTGAATGCAACTGATTCTAATTGCATAAATTTACGTCCAGAAAATTATGGTTGGTTTTCGATGGTCATTTAA